One region of Turicibacter bilis genomic DNA includes:
- a CDS encoding DNA internalization-related competence protein ComEC/Rec2 has translation MILLNFKFRQHVIYIVVSVIVGLLIKEGVFILLLMGFVYFKRFPKTYWIYFLISLISMIYIDVALTSVQVKSDDLIYIDKAKVIEVKKQNEEKQIAKVQTEAGLYYLTLTNSTPRLMPGDWIDVNTEVSEITNPTVPHAFNFKQYLQSNGMKGTIYLSSTRVIDQEWSVRAYQFELVNWIKEHYPPLTATYLQSWFLGVRNDLSEEVSDSYATLGIIHLFAVSGLHVGLLVGIVSYVLKRLGVIQELADLMVVMLLFCFMMISGASPSIVRAASMAILAKVNSRFKWNLSSLDIFSIVFLINFIAFPLQVYQIGFIYSYWLTFCLIICQSVIKPLSPKVTFFIIPFLAQLAILPIQISQDYSINLLSYVSNLVLIPVVTTLLIPCLLITLVIPPFSLITEKILSVFEQVILVAGKYLDLRWVIGSLNLSMVILMILLLFLAGWFVEKNSQSKKWMIVLVSTFVLLEIVRSAQPTSKVTFLDVGQGDSTIIQSPYQRCTIVVDTGGKVSFTGEVTSIFNQTLEPYLLGEGIRAIDYLILSHGDVDHIGEATSLMETFNVKHLVVPKYSESERLKDVIKLAKQLNVNILTPKTNDTLTCGNQTLTFLQPDEKQANENDQSLVLTVDISDLTVLLTGDISTEVETDILSQYPGLKLDVYKAAHHGSKTSNSLFFLEQLAPSISVVSSGKNNRYGHPSQEFLSTLSTLNIPLLNTQVDGTIQFEMKRGKTLVHRFH, from the coding sequence GTGATTCTCTTGAACTTTAAATTTCGGCAACATGTGATTTATATTGTTGTAAGTGTCATTGTCGGATTACTCATAAAGGAAGGCGTTTTTATCTTGCTTTTAATGGGTTTTGTCTATTTTAAACGATTTCCTAAGACATACTGGATTTATTTCCTTATAAGTCTCATATCTATGATTTACATTGATGTTGCGTTAACATCCGTCCAGGTCAAAAGTGATGATTTAATCTATATAGATAAAGCAAAAGTAATAGAAGTGAAAAAGCAAAATGAAGAAAAGCAAATAGCTAAAGTACAAACAGAAGCGGGTCTTTATTATTTAACACTTACCAACTCAACGCCACGATTAATGCCAGGTGATTGGATCGACGTCAATACGGAAGTCTCAGAAATCACTAATCCGACGGTTCCTCATGCCTTTAACTTTAAACAATATCTACAATCTAATGGAATGAAAGGAACCATTTATCTGTCTTCAACACGAGTGATTGATCAAGAGTGGTCGGTTAGAGCCTATCAGTTTGAATTGGTCAATTGGATCAAAGAACATTATCCCCCTTTAACAGCAACTTATCTTCAATCCTGGTTTTTAGGAGTCCGGAATGACTTATCTGAAGAGGTCAGTGATAGCTATGCGACCCTTGGTATTATTCATTTGTTTGCGGTCAGCGGATTACATGTTGGTTTATTAGTAGGAATAGTCAGTTATGTGCTCAAGCGTTTAGGGGTCATTCAAGAATTAGCTGATTTAATGGTAGTGATGTTACTTTTTTGTTTCATGATGATTAGTGGAGCGAGTCCATCGATTGTGCGAGCGGCCAGTATGGCGATCCTAGCAAAGGTTAATTCAAGATTTAAATGGAATCTTTCTTCACTCGATATTTTCTCTATCGTCTTTTTAATCAATTTCATCGCTTTTCCACTACAAGTGTATCAAATCGGCTTTATTTATTCCTATTGGTTAACCTTTTGTTTGATTATATGTCAATCAGTTATTAAGCCCCTTTCACCCAAGGTCACTTTTTTTATCATCCCCTTTTTAGCTCAACTTGCGATCTTACCAATTCAAATTTCGCAAGATTATTCTATTAATCTGTTAAGTTACGTGTCTAATTTAGTTTTAATTCCAGTTGTCACGACTCTTTTGATTCCTTGCCTATTGATAACGCTAGTGATTCCACCATTTTCTTTAATTACAGAAAAAATCTTAAGTGTCTTTGAACAGGTCATCCTTGTAGCGGGAAAGTACTTGGATCTTCGTTGGGTCATTGGGAGTCTTAATTTATCAATGGTCATTTTAATGATTTTATTGCTCTTTTTAGCAGGTTGGTTCGTTGAAAAAAATAGTCAGTCTAAAAAATGGATGATTGTTTTGGTGTCAACCTTTGTTCTTTTAGAGATAGTCAGAAGTGCCCAACCGACAAGTAAAGTCACCTTTTTAGATGTTGGACAAGGAGATAGTACGATTATTCAATCCCCCTATCAACGTTGTACGATTGTTGTTGATACAGGAGGAAAAGTCTCGTTTACAGGTGAGGTAACTTCCATTTTTAATCAAACATTAGAGCCGTATTTGTTAGGGGAAGGGATTAGAGCGATTGATTATTTAATCTTATCTCATGGTGATGTTGATCACATTGGAGAAGCTACTTCATTAATGGAAACGTTCAATGTTAAACATTTAGTTGTTCCTAAGTATTCAGAGAGTGAACGATTAAAGGATGTCATTAAATTAGCTAAACAATTAAATGTGAATATTTTAACTCCAAAAACGAATGATACATTAACTTGTGGAAATCAAACATTAACCTTTTTACAACCTGATGAGAAGCAAGCTAATGAAAATGATCAATCACTCGTATTGACGGTTGACATTTCTGATTTAACTGTTTTATTAACAGGAGATATAAGTACAGAAGTGGAGACAGATATTCTTTCCCAGTATCCAGGATTAAAGCTAGATGTTTATAAAGCGGCACATCATGGTTCAAAGACATCGAATTCATTATTCTTTCTAGAACAACTCGCGCCATCTATTAGTGTCGTTTCCAGTGGAAAAAATAATCGCTATGGCCATCCTAGCCAGGAATTTTTATCGACCTTATCAACATTAAACATTCCACTCCTTAATACGCAGGTTGATGGAACGATTCAATTTGAAATGAAGAGAGGTAAAACTTTAGTTCATCGATTTCATTGA
- a CDS encoding helix-hairpin-helix domain-containing protein yields MKKQIIIIGLASLIMITIFYLNPSPSSIDSVSLDSYVENEREVTEIEEIESAEEEVNHYIVDVKGQVNFPGVYEVEEHLRVHDVIQLAGGFLEMANETAINLAQKISDEMVIYVPHLDEEINNTSTDAWSPSQDEKKVSLNQATVGELETLPGIGPSKAAAIINYREEFGKFKSIDELTNVSGIGEKTLEKLRDSLEL; encoded by the coding sequence ATGAAAAAGCAAATAATCATTATTGGATTAGCTTCGTTAATCATGATAACAATTTTTTATTTAAATCCATCTCCTTCTTCTATTGATTCGGTTTCATTAGACAGTTATGTAGAAAATGAACGCGAAGTCACTGAAATAGAAGAGATAGAAAGCGCTGAAGAAGAAGTCAACCATTATATTGTGGATGTTAAGGGCCAAGTTAATTTTCCAGGTGTGTATGAGGTTGAAGAGCATTTAAGAGTTCATGATGTGATTCAATTAGCTGGAGGCTTTTTAGAGATGGCTAATGAAACAGCCATTAATTTAGCACAAAAAATTAGTGATGAAATGGTCATCTATGTTCCACATCTAGATGAAGAAATAAATAATACTTCAACTGATGCATGGAGCCCTTCGCAAGATGAGAAAAAGGTCTCTCTTAATCAAGCAACTGTAGGAGAACTTGAAACGTTACCCGGGATTGGTCCCTCTAAAGCGGCAGCTATTATTAATTATCGGGAGGAGTTTGGAAAGTTTAAGTCAATTGACGAGTTAACGAATGTGAGTGGGATTGGAGAAAAGACACTAGAAAAGTTGCGTGATTCTCTTGAACTTTAA
- a CDS encoding class I SAM-dependent DNA methyltransferase: MAYEAFSYYYDILMQDVPYHKWIAKTKQYLPIGSSILDVGCGTGTISILLAKEGYNVTGIDLSEDMLSLAYEKTLSEGLGIHYVQQDMCRLEGFSGFDGAVIYVDSLNYLKKDTEVFQTFRHLYESLKEGGILIFDVHSLFKVTEIFQDYLYADTNPDLTYIWHVCEGKYPYSIEHELTFFKREGERYERFEETHYQRTFAIEEYRQWLEDIGFKILEISADFLDEAPTEESERIVFVAQK, from the coding sequence ATGGCATACGAAGCATTTTCATATTATTATGATATTTTAATGCAAGATGTTCCTTATCATAAATGGATTGCGAAAACAAAGCAATACTTACCGATTGGAAGTTCAATCTTAGATGTAGGATGTGGAACAGGAACAATTTCAATTCTTTTAGCAAAAGAAGGATATAACGTCACTGGAATCGACCTATCAGAAGATATGTTATCACTTGCTTATGAAAAAACATTATCAGAAGGCTTAGGCATTCATTATGTTCAACAAGATATGTGCCGTTTAGAAGGATTTAGTGGATTTGATGGAGCGGTTATTTACGTCGATTCATTAAATTACTTAAAAAAAGATACAGAAGTGTTTCAAACATTTAGACATCTTTATGAAAGTTTAAAAGAAGGTGGCATTTTAATCTTTGATGTTCACTCATTATTTAAAGTGACTGAAATCTTCCAAGATTACTTATATGCTGATACAAATCCAGATTTAACGTATATCTGGCATGTTTGTGAAGGAAAATATCCATACAGCATTGAACACGAATTAACATTCTTTAAACGTGAAGGAGAACGTTATGAGCGTTTCGAAGAAACACACTATCAACGTACCTTTGCGATTGAAGAGTACAGACAATGGCTAGAAGACATCGGATTCAAAATCTTAGAAATCTCAGCTGATTTCTTAGATGAAGCCCCAACAGAAGAATCAGAACGCATCGTCTTCGTGGCTCAAAAATAG
- the rsfS gene encoding ribosome silencing factor → MENLAKFVKSLDEKHAEDIVVLDMQNHSPIYDYMIITTAKNDRLAQGIIRELKDLEGTTDLTLKHIEGAHHAEWVLADFGTIVVHVFTPETRLEYNLEKLWADVPRVNIEGMLV, encoded by the coding sequence TTGGAAAACTTAGCAAAATTCGTAAAATCTTTAGATGAAAAACATGCAGAAGATATCGTTGTTTTAGATATGCAAAACCATTCACCAATCTATGATTACATGATTATCACAACAGCTAAAAATGACCGTTTAGCTCAAGGGATCATTCGTGAATTAAAAGATTTAGAAGGAACAACAGATTTAACATTAAAACATATTGAAGGAGCACACCATGCTGAGTGGGTTTTAGCTGACTTTGGAACAATCGTTGTTCATGTCTTTACACCAGAAACTCGTTTAGAGTATAACTTAGAAAAATTATGGGCTGACGTTCCTCGTGTGAATATCGAAGGGATGTTAGTCTAA
- the yqeK gene encoding bis(5'-nucleosyl)-tetraphosphatase (symmetrical) YqeK, which yields MNLETLKSQVKQQLPSKRYDHTLGVVATSEQLAKRYNTSVESAQIAALLHDIAKYLPNDLLKEKLESAKETDYLNYSPLVWHAPVGAIVAKETYQIKDSDILNAIKYHTTGKAAMTTLEKIVFLADYIEPNRTQPGVEEIRELATKDLDVAVAQTLANTVAYLSSKGKGDIHPDTLAAYEYYRQYL from the coding sequence ATGAATTTAGAAACGTTAAAATCACAAGTTAAACAACAGTTGCCGAGCAAGCGTTATGATCATACGCTAGGTGTTGTCGCTACAAGTGAGCAACTAGCGAAGCGTTATAATACCTCAGTTGAATCGGCACAAATCGCCGCTTTATTGCATGATATTGCAAAGTATTTACCTAATGACCTTTTAAAAGAAAAATTAGAGTCTGCGAAGGAGACCGATTATCTCAACTATAGCCCATTAGTGTGGCATGCACCAGTGGGTGCGATTGTCGCAAAAGAAACGTATCAAATTAAAGATTCGGATATTTTAAATGCAATTAAATATCATACAACCGGTAAAGCAGCTATGACGACTCTTGAAAAAATTGTGTTTTTAGCCGATTATATTGAACCGAATCGGACGCAACCTGGAGTTGAAGAGATTCGTGAGCTGGCAACGAAAGATTTAGACGTTGCTGTTGCACAAACACTTGCTAATACTGTTGCTTATTTAAGTAGCAAAGGGAAGGGCGATATTCATCCGGACACGTTAGCCGCGTATGAATACTACCGTCAATATTTATAA
- the yhbY gene encoding ribosome assembly RNA-binding protein YhbY, with translation MLTGKQKSYLKGLAHTMQPIIQVGKNGVNDALIKTVYDALEARELIKVSILQNCFEEPKAIAAEIAEVINAEVIQVIGKTIVFYKESSKKKQIILPK, from the coding sequence ATGTTAACAGGTAAACAAAAAAGTTATTTAAAAGGATTAGCACATACGATGCAACCGATTATTCAAGTTGGAAAAAATGGGGTTAATGATGCGTTAATCAAAACGGTTTATGATGCATTAGAAGCGCGCGAATTAATTAAAGTTTCAATTTTACAAAACTGCTTTGAAGAACCGAAAGCGATTGCAGCAGAAATTGCTGAAGTCATTAATGCTGAGGTAATTCAAGTGATTGGGAAAACAATTGTTTTCTACAAAGAGTCAAGTAAGAAGAAACAAATCATCTTACCGAAATAG
- the yqeH gene encoding ribosome biogenesis GTPase YqeH — protein sequence MEQLKCIGCGATIQTENPKEIGYTPKSSVEKMENQIIYCQRCFKLKHYNEVQDVSLTSDDFLKILQRVGETDALVINIVDIFDFSGSMVVGISRHINGNDILLVGNKVDLLPKSVNKTKLNHWMRRSLKEMGLKPLDVALVSAAKGLGIDELMEMIEKYRKGRDVYIVGCTNVGKSTLVNRIIKRFTEEREDIITTSHFPGTTLDIIEIPLDDDTAIIDTPGIINDHQLAHYVTPKVLKEITPKKEIKAGVYQLNPEQTLYIGGLARMDFVKGERTSFITHFSNALHIHRTKLEKADQLWQTQAGQVLKPIVEENGQPMAMEKHVYRIGKEKTDVVISGLGWITLVGTGQEITVHAPKGVGVLVRPSLI from the coding sequence ATGGAACAATTAAAATGTATTGGTTGTGGAGCAACCATTCAAACAGAAAATCCAAAAGAAATTGGATATACGCCAAAATCAAGCGTTGAGAAAATGGAAAATCAAATTATTTATTGCCAACGCTGTTTTAAATTAAAACATTATAATGAAGTACAAGATGTGTCTTTAACGAGTGACGATTTCTTAAAAATCTTACAACGTGTCGGAGAAACAGATGCATTAGTTATTAATATCGTTGATATTTTTGATTTTTCTGGAAGTATGGTCGTTGGAATTTCACGACACATCAATGGAAATGATATTTTATTAGTTGGAAATAAAGTTGATTTATTACCGAAATCAGTTAATAAAACGAAATTAAATCATTGGATGCGACGTTCATTAAAAGAGATGGGATTAAAACCATTAGATGTTGCTTTAGTAAGTGCGGCTAAAGGTTTAGGAATCGACGAATTAATGGAAATGATTGAAAAGTATCGTAAAGGTCGTGACGTTTATATTGTTGGATGTACAAACGTTGGAAAATCAACATTAGTCAACCGTATTATTAAACGTTTTACAGAGGAGCGTGAAGATATTATCACAACGTCTCACTTCCCTGGAACAACATTAGATATTATTGAGATTCCATTAGATGATGATACAGCCATTATTGATACACCAGGAATTATTAATGATCATCAATTAGCTCATTATGTGACGCCAAAAGTATTAAAAGAAATTACACCGAAAAAAGAAATCAAAGCAGGAGTTTATCAATTAAATCCTGAGCAGACCTTATATATCGGTGGATTAGCTCGGATGGACTTTGTGAAGGGAGAACGCACTTCATTTATCACGCATTTCTCGAATGCCTTACATATTCACCGTACAAAGTTAGAAAAGGCCGATCAATTATGGCAAACACAAGCCGGTCAAGTGTTAAAGCCAATCGTTGAAGAAAATGGTCAACCGATGGCTATGGAAAAACATGTGTATCGTATTGGAAAAGAAAAAACAGATGTCGTGATTTCAGGATTAGGTTGGATTACCTTAGTCGGGACAGGCCAAGAAATTACGGTTCATGCACCAAAAGGTGTGGGTGTTTTAGTTCGTCCATCATTAATTTAA
- a CDS encoding YqeG family HAD IIIA-type phosphatase: MLIHHFVADEYVKNVFQIDLEKLKTNGKRVILTDLDNTLVGAAVKAPTPEVIEFLNRAKELGFEVIIVSNNNKERVSYFSKDLSIKAAHHKALKPLKLKLRKILKQYHRSEVIMIGDQLMTDVLVAKRLGLYTILVEPIHLHSDENSTKFNRRLERFVVKQLKKRQLPTPPYLD; this comes from the coding sequence GTGTTGATCCATCATTTCGTAGCTGATGAATATGTTAAAAATGTTTTTCAAATTGATTTAGAAAAATTAAAAACTAACGGAAAACGTGTGATTTTAACTGATCTAGACAATACGTTAGTGGGTGCTGCGGTAAAGGCGCCTACACCAGAAGTCATCGAATTTTTAAATCGCGCAAAAGAATTAGGATTTGAAGTCATTATCGTTTCAAATAATAATAAAGAGCGTGTCTCCTATTTTTCGAAAGATTTATCGATTAAAGCGGCTCATCATAAAGCATTAAAGCCATTGAAGTTAAAATTACGTAAAATTTTAAAACAGTATCATCGTTCTGAAGTCATCATGATTGGCGATCAATTAATGACGGATGTGTTAGTCGCTAAACGTTTAGGCTTATATACGATTTTAGTGGAACCAATTCATCTACATTCAGATGAAAATTCAACAAAATTTAATCGTCGTTTAGAGCGCTTTGTCGTGAAACAATTAAAAAAACGTCAATTACCGACTCCACCATACTTAGATTAA
- the sigK gene encoding RNA polymerase sporulation sigma factor SigK produces the protein MFLFQFIASLFSNLIPLVGAINNQAFPDPLTPEEEEYYLNQMAQGDKGAREKLIEHNLRLVAHIVKKYQNQSDDKEDLISIGTIGLIKAIDSFSPDKGTKLATYAARCIDNEILMLFRSTKKMRNDVSLYDPIGFDKEGNEICLIDVVKDEEKDINDVIIQQLAIEKIEKNLDALTERERDIIIRRFGLGNHEEETQQEIAKSYNISRSYVSRIEKRALMKLYREFIKS, from the coding sequence ATGTTTTTATTTCAATTTATCGCCTCACTCTTCTCTAATCTGATTCCACTCGTTGGTGCCATTAATAATCAAGCCTTTCCAGATCCCCTAACTCCTGAAGAAGAAGAATATTACCTCAATCAAATGGCACAAGGAGATAAAGGAGCTCGTGAGAAGTTAATTGAACATAATTTACGACTCGTCGCACACATCGTCAAAAAATATCAAAATCAAAGCGATGATAAGGAAGATTTAATCTCAATCGGAACCATTGGACTGATTAAAGCGATTGATTCATTTTCTCCAGATAAAGGCACTAAATTAGCAACCTATGCCGCTCGATGCATCGATAATGAAATTTTGATGTTATTTCGCTCTACTAAAAAAATGAGAAATGATGTCTCTTTATATGATCCCATTGGATTTGATAAAGAGGGAAATGAGATTTGCCTTATTGATGTCGTGAAAGATGAAGAGAAAGATATAAATGATGTGATTATCCAACAACTTGCGATTGAAAAAATTGAAAAAAACCTTGATGCGCTTACTGAACGGGAACGTGATATTATTATTCGACGATTTGGACTTGGAAATCACGAAGAAGAAACACAACAAGAAATTGCAAAGTCATATAATATTTCTCGTAGTTATGTCTCTCGAATCGAAAAACGTGCTTTAATGAAACTATATCGAGAGTTTATTAAAAGCTAA
- a CDS encoding NAD(+) synthase gives MFHNGFLKVATSSPKVSVGDPIANVEVMLKSLKVAQDHQAGVLVFPELSICGYTCGDLLFQTYLLQDVKKAIEILLERNPFDGVFTVGAPIAIHRNLYNCAIVIQKDKILGIIPKYYLPNDMEFYEERWFTRGYEIVKHYEEIEFLGRKVPFGDLIFDNYTYDLSFGVEICQDLWVPSSPSQRLALNGADIILNLSTSNEVYQKSRMRRDLVRIQSSKLVAGYIYCSSGVYESTTDGVFGGHSLISQNGTLLAESDMFSREELNVMFADLDISKIQFDRRRSSAFRQSAEDNMDFLQHVSFDLVENQNYTFEQPLDPTPFVPKSEEKEAFEEMMNIQMAGLAKRIEHTGAQTILIGVSGGLDSTLALLLAAKTFDLINMPRKNIIAYTIRGFGTSNRTNTNANNLMKTLGVTHHDIDLRESVLAHFETIGHDPNVVDVTYENAQARERTNILMNLANKMNGLVLGTGNMSELALGWCTYNGDQMSMYAINAGIPKTLVKFMVKQFMLRESQALTANDEDAKLLQYTLGDVLDTPISPELINTEQHTEEIIGKYEIHDFILYHMLNNGDTEDRIYALMKEAFKGEFEEEKLLEYLQIFYRRFYSQQFKRSAMPDGPKVLDISLSPRTDWRMPSDANYRRRV, from the coding sequence ATGTTTCATAATGGATTTTTAAAAGTTGCGACATCATCACCAAAAGTTTCAGTCGGAGATCCGATTGCAAATGTAGAAGTGATGTTAAAGTCATTAAAAGTGGCTCAAGATCATCAGGCAGGCGTTCTTGTTTTTCCTGAATTATCGATTTGTGGTTATACGTGTGGTGATTTATTATTCCAAACGTATTTATTACAAGATGTTAAAAAAGCCATTGAAATTTTATTAGAGCGTAATCCATTTGATGGAGTCTTTACGGTTGGTGCACCGATTGCGATTCATCGTAATTTATATAACTGTGCAATCGTGATTCAAAAAGATAAAATTTTAGGAATTATTCCAAAATATTATCTTCCAAATGATATGGAGTTTTATGAAGAGCGTTGGTTTACACGCGGATATGAAATTGTAAAGCATTATGAGGAGATTGAGTTCTTAGGACGTAAAGTTCCATTTGGAGATTTAATTTTCGATAACTATACGTATGATCTTTCATTTGGAGTTGAGATTTGCCAAGATTTATGGGTCCCTTCTTCTCCAAGTCAACGTTTAGCATTAAATGGTGCAGATATTATTTTAAATTTATCAACAAGTAATGAAGTTTACCAAAAAAGCCGTATGCGTCGTGATTTAGTGCGCATTCAAAGTTCAAAATTAGTAGCGGGATATATTTACTGTTCATCAGGTGTTTATGAATCAACGACTGATGGCGTATTTGGTGGACATAGCTTAATTTCACAAAATGGGACGTTATTAGCGGAGTCTGATATGTTCTCTCGTGAAGAATTGAATGTCATGTTTGCCGATTTAGATATTTCTAAAATTCAATTTGATCGTCGTCGTTCTTCTGCTTTTAGACAAAGTGCAGAAGATAATATGGATTTTTTACAACATGTTTCATTCGATTTAGTAGAAAATCAAAACTATACGTTTGAACAGCCACTTGATCCCACGCCATTTGTTCCAAAGTCAGAGGAAAAAGAAGCGTTTGAAGAAATGATGAACATTCAAATGGCAGGATTAGCTAAACGTATTGAGCACACGGGTGCACAAACGATTTTAATTGGGGTGTCAGGAGGATTAGATTCAACTTTAGCGTTATTATTAGCGGCTAAAACATTCGACTTAATCAATATGCCACGCAAAAATATTATCGCTTATACGATTCGTGGATTTGGAACATCTAATCGTACGAATACTAATGCAAATAACTTAATGAAAACTTTAGGTGTGACACATCATGATATTGATTTGCGTGAATCGGTTTTAGCACATTTTGAAACCATTGGACATGATCCAAATGTAGTCGATGTGACCTATGAAAATGCCCAAGCGCGTGAACGTACGAATATTTTAATGAACTTAGCTAATAAAATGAATGGACTTGTTCTTGGAACAGGAAATATGTCTGAGTTAGCGCTTGGATGGTGTACGTACAACGGCGATCAAATGTCAATGTATGCGATAAATGCGGGAATTCCAAAAACACTCGTTAAGTTTATGGTCAAACAATTTATGTTACGTGAGTCACAAGCTTTAACAGCAAATGATGAAGATGCAAAATTGTTACAGTATACGCTAGGTGATGTTTTAGATACCCCAATTTCACCAGAGTTAATTAATACGGAACAACATACTGAAGAAATCATTGGTAAATATGAAATTCATGATTTTATCTTATATCATATGTTAAACAACGGGGATACCGAAGATCGTATTTATGCTTTAATGAAAGAGGCGTTTAAAGGGGAGTTCGAAGAAGAGAAATTATTAGAATATTTACAAATTTTCTATCGTCGTTTCTACTCACAACAATTTAAACGTTCAGCGATGCCAGATGGACCAAAAGTGTTAGACATTTCACTTTCACCACGTACAGATTGGCGTATGCCATCAGATGCGAATTATCGACGTCGCGTATAA
- the nadD gene encoding nicotinate (nicotinamide) nucleotide adenylyltransferase, with the protein MIVIFGGSFNPPTIAHYQIANHILKQIDCDKFYFLPVGDRYPKKGLISSVHRVAMLKLVCEHLTNTFVSTIEVEAKKVLTTFETLTLVKSQYPNEEIAFVIGADNLEDLPNWVQYEQLIQNYKLIVFRRDDIDVDEIIHRQFKTFEHQFILLDSFEKMNVSSTEYRENLDRSDLVLNCVDQYVQQHQLYGRGE; encoded by the coding sequence ATGATTGTTATCTTTGGTGGTTCCTTTAATCCTCCAACGATTGCGCATTATCAAATCGCAAACCATATTTTAAAACAAATTGATTGTGATAAGTTTTATTTTTTACCAGTTGGTGATCGCTATCCTAAAAAAGGATTAATTTCTTCAGTTCATCGTGTAGCCATGTTAAAATTAGTTTGTGAGCATTTAACGAATACCTTTGTTTCAACCATAGAAGTTGAGGCAAAGAAAGTTCTAACGACCTTCGAGACGTTAACGCTTGTGAAGAGTCAATATCCTAATGAAGAGATTGCGTTTGTCATTGGAGCTGATAATTTAGAAGATTTACCGAATTGGGTTCAATATGAACAACTCATTCAAAACTATAAATTAATTGTCTTTCGACGTGATGACATTGACGTTGATGAAATTATCCATCGACAATTTAAAACATTTGAGCACCAATTTATTCTTTTAGATTCATTTGAGAAAATGAATGTTTCATCAACGGAGTATCGAGAAAATCTTGATCGCTCTGATTTAGTATTAAATTGTGTGGATCAATATGTTCAACAACATCAATTATATGGAAGAGGTGAATAA
- the mtnN gene encoding 5'-methylthioadenosine/S-adenosylhomocysteine nucleosidase gives MTVAIIGAMEEEVTLLREAMEVEEVKTIAHVEFTKGKLNGKDVVLLKSGIGKVNVAIATTLLFEHYAIDCVINTGSAGGLHPEANIGDVVVSNGTLYHDVDVTGFNYAYGQVPGMPAIYEPNADLMRKTEEVLTKANKTYWLGQIGTGDSFINRPDQMELIKKNCPSVVAIEMEAAAVAQVCHHYEKPFIIVRALSDIAGKESHISFNEFLAVAAKESSEMVTELVSMI, from the coding sequence ATGACAGTTGCAATTATTGGCGCAATGGAGGAAGAAGTAACATTATTACGTGAAGCAATGGAAGTTGAAGAAGTTAAAACAATTGCTCACGTTGAATTTACAAAAGGAAAGTTAAATGGAAAAGATGTCGTTTTATTAAAAAGTGGAATTGGTAAAGTAAATGTTGCCATTGCAACGACATTATTATTTGAACACTATGCGATTGATTGTGTGATTAATACAGGATCAGCCGGTGGATTACACCCAGAAGCAAATATTGGAGATGTGGTCGTATCGAACGGAACATTATATCATGATGTTGATGTGACTGGATTTAATTATGCCTATGGGCAAGTACCAGGAATGCCTGCGATTTATGAACCAAATGCTGATTTAATGAGAAAAACAGAAGAAGTGTTAACGAAAGCAAATAAAACATACTGGTTAGGACAAATTGGAACGGGAGACTCATTTATCAATCGACCAGATCAAATGGAATTAATTAAAAAGAACTGTCCTTCGGTTGTTGCAATCGAAATGGAAGCAGCTGCAGTAGCACAAGTATGTCATCATTATGAGAAACCATTTATTATTGTACGTGCGTTATCAGACATTGCAGGAAAAGAATCACATATTTCATTTAATGAATTTTTAGCGGTTGCAGCAAAAGAATCTTCAGAAATGGTCACTGAATTAGTGTCTATGATTTAA